The Candidatus Hamiltonella defensa 5AT (Acyrthosiphon pisum) DNA window TTGTGCGTTGGGCAAAAGAAGGGGAAGAACTCACTCTACTTGATGGCCGTGCCCTACATCTGAATCCGAAAACACTGGTGATTGCAGATCACACCAAGGTCTTAGCATTAGCAGGGATTTTTGGCGGTCAGAATTCTGGGATCACTCAAAAAACCGAACACCTTTTTTTGGAATCCGCCTTTTTTCGCCCGACAGCGATTGTGGCTCAGGCTCGTCAGTATGGGTTGCAAACAGAGGCGGCTCATCGTTATGAAAGAGGTGTTGATCCTCAATTACAATATAAAGCGATTGAGCGTGCGACTCAGTTATTGATAGAGATTTGTGGAGGCGAAGTCGGTCCAATTATTGATGTCAGCAGCCCAGCCATGCTCTCTAAAACACAACATATCACCCTGCGCAGCAAAAAATTAGATCGTTTACTGGGGTATCAGATTGAGTTTGATCAGGCACTGGATATTTTGCAGCATCTTGGTTTTCAAATTCAGGAAAAAGAACATACGCAAGGGGCCTATCGTTTGCAATTGAGGCCGCCTAGTTGGCGTTTTGATATCGCTCTCGAAGAAGATGTGATAGAAGAAATCGCCCGTATTTATGGGTATCACCGTATTCCGGAGACACCCATAAAATCGGAGCTATCTATCGGGTCATCTTCTCAAAACGAATGCGCCCTCACTCGATTTAAAACATTGTTAACATACAGAGGGTACCAAGAGGCCATCACTTACAGTTTTGTTGATCCTAAAATTCAATCGCTCTTGCATCCTGATGAAGACGCCCTTTTTTTACCCAATCCGATTTCTGCTGATATGTCTGTCATGCGATTGTCGCTCTTAACTGGCCTCCTTTGTGCCGTCGTTTACAACCAAAACCGCCAACAAACCACTGTGCGCCTTTTTGAAAGCGGGTTACGTTTTATTCCGGATAGCTCTCAACCTTTAGGAGTTAAGCAGGAGCACGTGCTTTCAGGCATGATCACGGGGCAGCGTTTTCCCGAACATTGGGATTTTTCAAGCCAGCCTCTCGATTTTTACGATATGAAAGGGGATTTGGAAGCACTTTTAGATCTGAGCGGAAAATTACCTGTGATTCAATTTAAAACGGAACCTCATTGTGCTTTACATCCAGGGCAAAGCGCCGCACTCTATCTCAACGAAGAAAAAATAGGATGGATGGGCCTCATCCATCCGAAATGTGCTCAAGCGTTAACCCTCAAAGAGAGCCCCCTCGTGTTTGAAATACAATGGAGAAAATTAACAGACTCTGTGACACCATGTGTCAAAAAAATTTCGCGTTTCCCTTCTAATCGCCGAGATATTGCGATCATTGTTGATGAGAAGATCCCTGCGGAAGAAATCTTAAAAGAATGTAGAAAAGTTAGCGTAAATCAGATAGTTGACATAAACTTATTTGACCTTTATCAAGGTGAAGGGGTAAGCAAGGGCTATAAAAGTCTTGCTATCAGTTTAGTGTTGCAAGATTCGGAGCGTACGCTAGAGGAAGATGAGATAGCTGCTACCGTTTCGACATGTGTATCGGCTTTAAAAAAGAAATTTCAAGCATCCTTGAGGTAATTAACATGACCATTACTAAAGCTGATATTTTGGATGATGTATCTGAAAAATTTGGTTTAGAGCCGAAAGAGAGTAAAGATCTTTTAGAATTATTTTTTGAAGAAATACGTTGTATTCTAGGGGATGAGGAGTGCTCTGAGCTTAAATTTTCTGGTTTCGGTAATTTTAATTTGAGAGATAAAAAAGCACGCCCGGGCCGTAATCCAAAAACCGGTGAAGATGTTCTTATTAAAAAACGCAGAGTCGTTACTTTTCATGCAGGGCTAAAATTAAAAACGTTGATTGAGAACGGTAATGAAAAATGCAGTAAGTTAAAAAATAATCAATAGATTGGTTGAGCATGAGTGAAATTTCTCAAAGCATACCTGAGCGGGTCAGCTGGGTACGACAAAATCATTTTGCCATTATGTTGCCACCTGATCGCTTGGCTTTTCTTGTAGCGATTGCGACTTTAAATATCGAGCGATTGGATGGAGAAATCAGCGAAGGTGAGCTGATAGACATTTTTTATCTGGCCAATAAAGACGTCGCACAAGCTCATGAAAATCTGTTGATTCGTGCCAATAATGCCATTAATGATATGGTCGACCAGCGCTTACTCAATCGTTTTACAACTCAACAGGCAGAAGATTATGCCATTTATCGCTTAACCCTTTTGGGTATTGGCATCACGGATTATTATATTCGTCAAAAAGAATTTTCAACATTACGTCTTTCGATACAACTGTCAGTACTGGCCAAAGAAATAGAGCAAGCAGCGAATGCTTCAGAAAAAAATGAAAAGGAAGAAGCTCACTGGCGTCAGTATGTTTTCGCTATTTTGAAATACTCTGTATCAGACATGTTTGATCATATTGACATGACCCAACGAGCTATGGACGAGCAGCAAAATAGTGTCAAAGAAGAGGTAGCTGCCCTGTTACATCAAGACTGGCGTACGGCGATTGCCAGCTGTGAGGTACTGCTGTCTGAAACGTCTAGCACCCTGCGCGAGTTACAAGATACTTTAGAGGCAGCGGGAGATCAGATTCAAACACACTTGTTACGGATTCAATCTGCTGTGATGGATCGCTCTGAATTAGAGTACATTGATAAACTGATTTTTACTTTGCAAGCCAAACTAGATCGCACCATCAGTTGGGGTCAACAATCTATTGATTTGTGGATTGGCTATGATCGTCATGTGCATAAATTTATTCGAACTGCGATTGATATGGATAAAAATCGAGTCTTTGCGCAAAGATTGCGTCGTTCGATACAGAAATATTTTGATCATCCTTGGGCATTAACCTTTTCTGATGCTCTGCGTTTATTAGATATACGTGATGAACAATCATCCAGCCTCTCTAATGTAGAGTCCATAGGAGAGCTTCCCTCGGAGCTCAAATTTGAAGGATGTGATCTGATCCGAAGCCAGCTGAGCAGCCTCATTGAAGAGGCCTTGATGGTGTATCAGCAAAAAGCGATTCCCCTTCATTTAGGGCAAATACTACGGGATTATCTTAAAAAATATCCTGTTTCTCAACATTTTGAGGTGGCTCGGATCCTGGTTGATCTCGCCCTGCAACTTGGCGTGGCTTCAGAAGATTTTTCTGGATTATCAGCTCAATGGTTGCCCATTAATGATTATGGAGCACAAGTGCAGGCACATGTCATCGATCAATATTGAACACATTATGCCAGTGAAACTGGCACAGGCTTTGTCAAACCCCCTATTCCCGAATTTAGACAGCCAACTACGTTCAGGAAGACATGTAGGAATGGATGAATTAGAAAATCACTGTTTTTTGATGGATTTTCAAGAACCATTAGAGACATTTTATCGTCGATATCACGTTGAATTAATTCGCGCACCTGAAGGTTTTTTTTATTTACGGCCTCGTTCCAGTACCCTGATCCCCCGCTCCGTGCTGTCAGAATTAGATATGATCCTGGGTAAAATTTTATGTTATCTGTATCTCAGTCCTGAGCGTTTGAACAATCAGGGCATCTTTAGTGAGCAAGAGCTTTATGAAGAATTGATCACCCTTTCTGATGAAAAAAAACTGTTCAAATGCATCAACCAACGCTCTACTGGCTCCGATTTAGATAAACAAAAATTACAAGAAAGAGTCAGAACCTCTCTTAACCGTTTGAGGCGGCTCGGTATGGTGTATTTTATCGAAAATGACAAACAAAAATTTGTCATCAATGCGGCTGTTTTTCGTTTTGGCGCGGATATTCGTCATGACGAGGATCTCCCAGCAGCACAGTTACGTTTGATCCAACAAGGTGAAGCCGTTGATCTTCTGAATCCCGAGAAAATGCAGGTTTTCACTCCTAATGACCTCCCTGATGAAACCCCGAATGAACATAGAACCCAGACAAAGGATGAAGAAGAATGACAGCACGGGGTAAATTTCATTCACTGACATTGATAAACTGGAATGGTTTTTTTGCACAAACCTTCGATTTGGATGTACTCGTCACCACGCTTTCTGGAGGCAATGGCGCGGGGAAATCAACTGTCATGGCCGCCTTTGTCACTGCATTAATCCCCGATTTAACGTTACTGCATTTTCGTAACACCACAGAAGCTGGTGCAACAACAGGATCAAGAGATAAAGGTTTGCACGGGAAATTAAAAGCGGGAATCTGTTATTGCATTTTGGATGTCTCGAACTCAAAACAGCAACGTCTATTAGTGGGGGTGCGCTTACAACAAGTCTCAGGACGCGATCGTAAAGTCGACATTAAGCCTTTTAGTATTCAAGGATTATCCAAAGACATCAAGCCGACAGAAATATTGACAGAAAGACTCGGTGATTGTCAGGCAAGAGTGATTTCTTTGATCGAACTCAAATCTAGACTTGAAAAGCAGGAAGGGGCCGAATTCAAACAATTCCAGTCCATCATGGATTATCATTCGTTTATGTTTGATATGGGGATTATTCCAAAACGAATGCGCTCATCGGCTGATCGCAGCAAATTTTACCGTTTGATTGAAGCCTCTCTCTATGGTGGAATTTCCACTGCCATCACGCGCTCATTGCGAGATTATCTTCTGCCAGAAAATATCGGAGTGCGTAAAGCATTCCAGGATATGGAGTCTGCATTGAAAGAGAATCGTATGACATTGTCTGCCATTCGTGTGACTCAATCGGATAGAAATTTGTTTAAGCATCTCATCTCTGAGGCCACTTCTTATGTTTCAGCAGACTATATGCGTCATGTCAATCAGCGTCGTGTCTTGATTGAAAATGCATTAATTCTGAGGCGAGATCAGCAATCTTGTTTAAAAAAATGGCATTCAGAGCAGGATCTTTATCGAGAAATGATGCAAGAATGGACGGGAGGAAGTGATTTAGAAGCGGCTTTAGAAGCAGAATACCAGTCGGCCAATGATCGATTAAATCTGGTACAAACAGCCGCCCAACAACAACAAAAAATCGCCCGTTATCAAGATGATCTTGAAGAGCTGTCGTCTCGTCTCGAAGAGCAGAATTTCATCGTCGAAGAGGCGCATCTTCAGAAAATT harbors:
- the mukE gene encoding chromosome partition protein MukE is translated as MSSINIEHIMPVKLAQALSNPLFPNLDSQLRSGRHVGMDELENHCFLMDFQEPLETFYRRYHVELIRAPEGFFYLRPRSSTLIPRSVLSELDMILGKILCYLYLSPERLNNQGIFSEQELYEELITLSDEKKLFKCINQRSTGSDLDKQKLQERVRTSLNRLRRLGMVYFIENDKQKFVINAAVFRFGADIRHDEDLPAAQLRLIQQGEAVDLLNPEKMQVFTPNDLPDETPNEHRTQTKDEEE
- the mukF gene encoding chromosome partition protein MukF, with translation MSEISQSIPERVSWVRQNHFAIMLPPDRLAFLVAIATLNIERLDGEISEGELIDIFYLANKDVAQAHENLLIRANNAINDMVDQRLLNRFTTQQAEDYAIYRLTLLGIGITDYYIRQKEFSTLRLSIQLSVLAKEIEQAANASEKNEKEEAHWRQYVFAILKYSVSDMFDHIDMTQRAMDEQQNSVKEEVAALLHQDWRTAIASCEVLLSETSSTLRELQDTLEAAGDQIQTHLLRIQSAVMDRSELEYIDKLIFTLQAKLDRTISWGQQSIDLWIGYDRHVHKFIRTAIDMDKNRVFAQRLRRSIQKYFDHPWALTFSDALRLLDIRDEQSSSLSNVESIGELPSELKFEGCDLIRSQLSSLIEEALMVYQQKAIPLHLGQILRDYLKKYPVSQHFEVARILVDLALQLGVASEDFSGLSAQWLPINDYGAQVQAHVIDQY
- the pheT gene encoding phenylalanine--tRNA ligase subunit beta → MKFSEFWLREWVQPEITTEILSEQLTMAGLEVETVEPAAPPFSGVLIGHVLECHPHPNADKLKVTKIHLGQDRLCDVVCGAQNCRQGLKVAIATIGAVLPGSFKIKKTKLRGVLSEGMLCAFDELGIPSDETGIIELPENAPIGMNFREWLHLDDNIFQINVTPNRADCLSILGVAREIATINRLPLLGPNINKVTEKIQEKRWIRVEAPEACPRYLGRVIKGICVKAKTPFWMQKKLERSGLRSIDPVVDVTNYVLLELGQPLHAFDLEKIKHEIIVRWAKEGEELTLLDGRALHLNPKTLVIADHTKVLALAGIFGGQNSGITQKTEHLFLESAFFRPTAIVAQARQYGLQTEAAHRYERGVDPQLQYKAIERATQLLIEICGGEVGPIIDVSSPAMLSKTQHITLRSKKLDRLLGYQIEFDQALDILQHLGFQIQEKEHTQGAYRLQLRPPSWRFDIALEEDVIEEIARIYGYHRIPETPIKSELSIGSSSQNECALTRFKTLLTYRGYQEAITYSFVDPKIQSLLHPDEDALFLPNPISADMSVMRLSLLTGLLCAVVYNQNRQQTTVRLFESGLRFIPDSSQPLGVKQEHVLSGMITGQRFPEHWDFSSQPLDFYDMKGDLEALLDLSGKLPVIQFKTEPHCALHPGQSAALYLNEEKIGWMGLIHPKCAQALTLKESPLVFEIQWRKLTDSVTPCVKKISRFPSNRRDIAIIVDEKIPAEEILKECRKVSVNQIVDINLFDLYQGEGVSKGYKSLAISLVLQDSERTLEEDEIAATVSTCVSALKKKFQASLR
- a CDS encoding integration host factor subunit alpha, with translation MTITKADILDDVSEKFGLEPKESKDLLELFFEEIRCILGDEECSELKFSGFGNFNLRDKKARPGRNPKTGEDVLIKKRRVVTFHAGLKLKTLIENGNEKCSKLKNNQ